Part of the Triticum urartu cultivar G1812 chromosome 2, Tu2.1, whole genome shotgun sequence genome, CTCGCGATCTGTCGATGGCTCCTTTGCATGTGCCACACCCGGAAAGGTAGCTGAACCACAAAAGGTTCCATCGACCTCCTCTGTCTGGTGTCTGCCGTAGAAACATTTTGTTGTGATGATGGGTGCAGGGTGATTAGACACAAATGGAAGGCGTGGACAGATTTCACGGGACGCACCTCGCGAGGTCGGTTGAAGTAGCTAGACTCTGCATGGATTTTTCACCTTTTTTTAGTAAAACCGACATATGTCCTGGCTCCAGCTACAACGAGATATCTACGAGAAGAAGATAATGTTTGGTTCTTGTCACCTTATCCACCGAAACAAATCAGCCAACAATATCAAAGTGAGGGTGGCGCCACAAATCAAGGGATATTTTTGTAATGAAAATGGGGGCCATGGCCGTCTTCTTCGAGAAAAATCCGCACAAGAGTAAAAGGAAACTAGATGAAAGGGTCGAGAAAATAGTAGGAAAGTCCATCTCAGAGCGTTCCAGTCCAGACTTTTTTTACGCTTTCCATTTCGTCGCGGATGGCGCCTATATAAAGCGCCCAGCAGGCCCCACCATCAAGCATCAAACGCAAACACGCACGAGTCCACAACACACAACGAACCCATCTCATCCATTCTTTGAAGCAAGACAAGAGAGATCGAGCGAGCAATGGCTCCCATGCCCAAGCGAATCGTGGAGGACGAGCCGAAGAAGGCGGCGTACGTGACTTTCCTCGCCGGCTCCGGCGACTACTGGATGGGCGTGGTGGGCCTGGCCAAGGGCCTCCGCGCCGTCAACTCCGCCTACCCGCTCGTGGTGGCCGTGCTCCCCGACGTCCCCATGGATCACCGCCGCAAGCTGGTCGAACAGGGCTGCCTCGTCCGCGAGATCGTGCCCGTGTACCCGCCGGATAGCCAGACCCAGTTCGCCATGGCGTACTACGTCATCAACTACTCCAAGCTCCGCATCTGGGAGGTACGATACCTACTGACTAACCCTCTAGCTCTCTTCTTCCATCTTGGATCGATAGATGTTGACTGATTCACTACCGGAAAACGGGCATATGCCGACGGCCAAAGCTATGCCTACGGCTGCCGTCGGCCTAGTTCGAGATATGCCGACAGCCCAGTCCTGGCCGTCGGCTTAAACTGGCCGTCGGGTTACAATCAGTGGATGTATAGTGGGTTTTTTCGTCGGAATCAAGTAACAACAGAGTGGGTCGAGAAAACTAATGTGTTTTTGAAAAAGATATTCCGTAGTCCAATGAGGATGGTGCCAGAATGTCCGTGTGCCAGATGTAAGAGACGTATCCGCAGAGATAAGAGTGAGATGACTAAGCACCTTCGCACGCATGGATTTATGCCCAACTTTAATATGCCGATAAACTTTGCCCAGCAGGACCGTGGTAGAGAGGATGTGATACGACAACGCGTCGCTGGTTATGAGGATGATGGGGTTAGAGACATGCTAGATGATGTCTTTACTGCACAGCCGACATCTCCGTCACATTCAGCGAATGAACCGGAGGAACCGGAGGAAACCGCAAAGGCCTTCCTGGAAATCTTGGCCTCGTCAAAGAAACCTCTCTATGAGGGTGCCAAGCTGTCTgtgctggatgccatctcgcaactgaTGGCAGTCAAGGCTGAGTACGGCTGTAGCCGAGGTTGCTTCGAAGCATTTCTGGGAGTATGGGCTAACAGCCTGCCTGAGGGCCATGAACTGCCGAAAACCATATACGCTACGAAGAAAATCATGAAGGCGCTCTCCATGGACTATGAGAAAATACATGTTTGTCCAAagaattgccttttgtttagGCATGAGTATGCGGATGAAAAGTACTCTAGGAAGTACGGTTCCTCTCGGTATATTGAGGTGGTCGATAAGCATGGTCAGAAGCAGCAGCTAAAAATCCCTGTGAAGGTTCTTCGGtatcttgattttataaaaagacTGCAGCGCCTTTTCATCACCGAGGAGTCTGTcaaaatgatgaagtggcacaagGAAGGGAAAAGGTACAATCCAAAAAAAATTATACATCCATCAGGAGGTGAAGCATGGAAGTCATTCGATAGTACCCGGAGGAAGCAGCCGAGGCTGGGAATGTCAGAATTGCTATAACAGGTGATGGGTTCAATCCATATGGTATGTCGTCTAATCCATATAGCTGTTAGCCCATATTTGTTATTCCGCTCAATCTCCCTCCCGGCGCCATAATGCAACGCAAGACCATGTTCCTGTCGCTTATAATTCCGGGATCTGAATATCTGGGGAAGAATTTGAGTGTGTTTATGCAGCCGTTGGTGGATGATTTGCACCATTCTTGGTACTTCCCGAGGTTGACATACGACCGACAT contains:
- the LOC125540938 gene encoding uncharacterized protein LOC125540938 isoform X2; this translates as MYSGFFRRNQVTTEWVEKTNVFLKKIFRSPMRMVPECPCARCKRRIRRDKSEMTKHLRTHGFMPNFNMPINFAQQDRGREDVIRQRVAGYEDDGVRDMLDDVFTAQPTSPSHSANEPEEPEETAKAFLEILASSKKPLYEGAKLSVLDAISQLMAVKAEYGCSRGCFEAFLGVWANSLPEGHELPKTIYATKKIMKALSMDYEKIHVCPKNCLLFRHEYADEKYSRKYGSSRYIEVVDKHGQKQQLKIPVKVLRYLDFIKRLQRLFITEESVKMMKWHKEGKRYNPKKIIHPSGGEAWKSFDSTRRKQPRLGMSELL